TTCATTGTGCAGGCAAGGCCCGAGACGGTGCAGTCGCAGAGGGATCTCGATGTGATCGAAACCTATCGCCTCACCCAGCGCGGCCGCGTGCTCGTCAGCGGGCGCAGCGTGGGCGGCAGAATCGGCCAGGGGACGGTCCGGGTCATCAAGCAGGTTCAGCAGATGCAGGACTTTCGTGAGGGCGACGTGCTGGTGACTGATAAGACCGACCCCGATTGGGTGCCCATCATGAAACGGGCCGCGGCTATCGTCACGAATCGTGGAGGCCGGACCTGCCATGCTGCGATCGTGAGTCGCGAATTGGGCCTGCCGGCCATTGTGGGGGCGGAGGCCGCGACGGAACGCTTGATAGACGGCCAGGTCGTCACGGTCTCATGCGCCGAGGGCGAGACCGGATATGTGTACGAGGGCCGGTTGCCGGTCGAGGTCGACCGGGTGAGCCTCAAAGACCTGCGCCGCCCCAAGACCGCGATCATGATGAATGTGGCCAATCCGGAAGAAGCCTTTCGCCTGTCATTTCTCCCCAACGACGGGGTCGGGCTGGCCCGCGAGGAATTCATCATCGCCAACTCCGTCAAAGCCCATCCGCTTGCCCTGCTCGATTATGAACGTCTCGACGATCCATCCGTGAAGGCCGAGATCGACCGGATCACGCTGGGTTATCACGACAAAGCGCAGTTCTTTGTGGACAAGCTGGCACAAGGGGTAAGCATGATCGCGGCAGCCTTCTATCCGAAGGACGTGATCGTCCGGCTCAGCGACTTCAAATCAAACGAGTATGCCAACCTGATTGGTGGCCGTCGGTACGAACCGAACGAAGAGAACCCCATGCTGGGTTTCCGGGGCGCCTCCCGCTACTACGATGCACGCTACCAGGCAGGCTTTGCCCTGGAATGCCGTGCATTGCGTGACGTGCGGGAGACGATGGGCCTGATCAACGTCAAGATCATGATCCCCTTCTGCCGGACGATTGACGAGTGCCGGCGGGTGCTCGGCGAAATGGCGCGGCACGGATTACGGCGCGGCGAGCGCGGTTTGGAGGTGTACCTCATGTGCGAAATTCCTAGCAACGTCATCCTCGCCGAAGAGTTCGCGGAGTTGTGCGATGGATTCTCCATCGGCTCGAACGATCTGACGCAACTGACCTTGGGAGTGGATCGGGACTCTGACCTCGTGGCCCCGCTGTTTGACGAGCGCAATCCGGCCGTCACCCGGATGATCTCAATGGCGATTCGCGCCACCAAGACCACAGGTCGGAAGATCGGCATCTGCGGGCAGGCGCCCAGCGACTATCCGGAGTTCACTCGGTTCCTGGTCGAGGAAGGCATCGACAGCATTTCGCTCAATCCGGATGCCGTCGTACGCACCACGGAAGCGGTCTTGGCGATCGAACAGCGCCTGGTGAAATGATCGCTGCCCGCAGAAAAGCGGCGGCCAGGAAGAATGGTTCATCATAATGGGGAAAAGAATGCGAATGGCGTCGAGGAGGACAACGGGCTGCGTGTTGTTGCCCACCGACTTTCAGCAACCGGCTCGGCGGGCGTTTAACTACGCCTTGAAACTTGCAAACGTATACGGCGTCAAACTGGAAATTGTCCATGTGATCAAGACTGTGTCCGAATCATCGCAGGTGTCCCCTGAGAGCCGCTCTCTGGATTCCCTCAAAACTTCCGCGTTGCTTGAGCTGGGACGGTTGACGAGCATGGCGAAGGACGCTGGAATCAATGCACAACCTCGCCTGCTCTTCGGCGGTCCCAGCGACTGTATCCTGGAGTCCGCGGCCGCTTATCATGCGGGGCTCATCGTCATGGGAACACACGGACACACCGGATGGGATCGATTGCGGCTCGGCAGTACCGCGCAAGCGGTCGTGCGGGAAGCCTCCTGTCCCGTGTTGACGTTGCAGGAAGTCGTGGCGCGAGATTCGTTTCGACATCATGCCAAGGTCAGCC
This genomic stretch from Nitrospira defluvii harbors:
- the ppsA gene encoding phosphoenolpyruvate synthase — encoded protein: MMARLVSPGVLVRWFEDIGIEDVPVVGGKNASLGEMYRELAAQGVKVPNGFAITAQAYREFVREAGLEAVISDALKDLDARDLDNLRRRGSRIRQAMLAATLPDALAREILAAYARLGEGAQEPVDVAVRSSATAEDLPDASFAGQQETYLNVQGPLALLDTCKRCFASLFTDRAIAYRVEKGFDHRKIALSIGVQRMVRSDLAAAGVMFSIDTETGFEQAVLINASYGLGENVVQGSVNPDEFYVFKPTLKDGYRPILSKRLGSKEFKLIYDAGGNKMVKNVPVPPDDRARFAITDDEILTLARWACVIEDHYRAKRGVASPMDMEWAKDGRTGALFIVQARPETVQSQRDLDVIETYRLTQRGRVLVSGRSVGGRIGQGTVRVIKQVQQMQDFREGDVLVTDKTDPDWVPIMKRAAAIVTNRGGRTCHAAIVSRELGLPAIVGAEAATERLIDGQVVTVSCAEGETGYVYEGRLPVEVDRVSLKDLRRPKTAIMMNVANPEEAFRLSFLPNDGVGLAREEFIIANSVKAHPLALLDYERLDDPSVKAEIDRITLGYHDKAQFFVDKLAQGVSMIAAAFYPKDVIVRLSDFKSNEYANLIGGRRYEPNEENPMLGFRGASRYYDARYQAGFALECRALRDVRETMGLINVKIMIPFCRTIDECRRVLGEMARHGLRRGERGLEVYLMCEIPSNVILAEEFAELCDGFSIGSNDLTQLTLGVDRDSDLVAPLFDERNPAVTRMISMAIRATKTTGRKIGICGQAPSDYPEFTRFLVEEGIDSISLNPDAVVRTTEAVLAIEQRLVK
- a CDS encoding universal stress protein — translated: MLLPTDFQQPARRAFNYALKLANVYGVKLEIVHVIKTVSESSQVSPESRSLDSLKTSALLELGRLTSMAKDAGINAQPRLLFGGPSDCILESAAAYHAGLIVMGTHGHTGWDRLRLGSTAQAVVREASCPVLTLQEVVARDSFRHHAKVSLDRLLVATDFSPCADAALRYVSGMAARLKAQVCIVHAADEGMAHKVGLRKLRILTRELQQNGIAAESMSAPGDPVEIILRLAAQWQADVIAAGTQGRRGLARMLLGSVAEALLGRAGCPVLILRNVSQFLPAGDRHERRRTSS